ATTTCATCTTTTTTCATCCGGTTTTGTTGGTCGCAAATTTATTTTTATCAAATTTTAACACAAAATTAACAATTCTGATCTTTTTTTTTAATTATATGAGTAGTGCACTCGCAAATTAGTTGATTTTTTAAGGAGTTAAAGGTAAATTGCTTGTCTGAATTTTTTTTCATATTAAATAGTCGAGTTAAGTTAAATTTATGGAAAAGTACCTATACAGGATTCTGATCACTGTTGCGTTAGTAGCTCTGTCGATATATTTCTTATATCCCACATACCAGGACTACCTTAAAACTGCAGAGATAAAAGAAAAAGTTTCCGCTCACGAGAAATTTTTGAACAAGACCTACCCGGGGATGAAGAAGGAGACTCTTTCCGGTCTTCTTAAGAACTTTGAAGACAGTCTCAAGACTGTTGATGAAGATTACGCCAAAGTTAGAGCCAAAAGAGTTAAGCTCGGTCTCGATCTTCAGGGTGGAATGCGCGTCGTTCTTGAAGTGAACACCGCGCAGCTTCTGCAAAAGCTCGCCCAGGACCCCGATCCGGTATTTGTGAAGCTCCTTGATGAAGCTTCCAAAGAAGCCAACGCAAATGATGAATCTGTCGTTAATGTAATGGTCAGGAAACTGCAGGAGAAAAACATCCGCTTAAGCAGATATTTCGGCAATATCGATCAGGATGATGCCAAAATTTCAGCACAGCTTAAAGATCAGGCAACTGATGCGGTTACAAGAGCCGAACAGATCTTGAGAAACCGTATCGACCAGTATGGTGTTTCAGAGCCCGTCATTCAAAAACAGGGTCAGAACCGTATTGTTGTAGAGCTTCCCGGTATCTCCAATGAAGAGGAAGCAAGACAGCTTATTCAGAGTACCGCACTCCTCGAATTCAAAATGGTCAGAGAACCCCAGTATGCCTTTAACCTGATTACCAGAATTAACAATTCTCTCGCAGGCGGCAAGGTTGAAGAAGAAAAGACTGATAAAGTTGATTCCACTAAAAAAACCGATACCACCGCTGTTGCAAAAACTGATAAAAAGGCTGAGACCAAAACTGATTCGACTGCTGTTGCAAAAGTTGACTCCGGCAAAAAAACAGATACAAACATTGCTGCCAAAACTGACACAGGGAAAAAATCTCCTGAACAGCTCGCCAAAGAGAATCCAATTTTTGCTCTCATTTCACCAAGTGAACAAACTGGTGAAATTTATGTTCCCGCTTCAAACAAGGAAAAATTGCAGAGACTGCTGAATTCGCAGATAGCCCAGGCAATTATGGGCGAAAATGACGAATTCGTCTTTTCAAACCATACCTTCCTTTCTGACAAGGGAGAAAAAATTTACACCCTCTTCTGTGTGAACAAAAAACCTGAACTTACAGGTGGAGTTATTACAGAAGCTGTGGGCACTCCCGATCCGGGAGGCGCTGCCGGTGCTGTTGTTTCCATGACAATGAACTCAGAGGGTTCTGTTGAGTGGGCTCGCATCACAGGTGCAAATGTTGATAAAAGATGTGCTATAGTGCTCGATGGTGTCGTTTACTCAGCACCTGTTATCAAGAACAAAATTACCGGTGGCAGAAGCCAGATTGACGGTATGAAAGATCTTAACGAAGCAAAGCTTCTTGCAAACATCCTTAATGCAGGTGCTTTCGCTGCTCCTGTTGACATTATTGAAGAAAGAACAGTAGGACCATCACTCGGTGAGGATTCAATTTCTGCCGGTTTGCAGTCCGTTCTTTTTGGTTTCGC
This Bacteroidota bacterium DNA region includes the following protein-coding sequences:
- the secD gene encoding protein translocase subunit SecD translates to MEKYLYRILITVALVALSIYFLYPTYQDYLKTAEIKEKVSAHEKFLNKTYPGMKKETLSGLLKNFEDSLKTVDEDYAKVRAKRVKLGLDLQGGMRVVLEVNTAQLLQKLAQDPDPVFVKLLDEASKEANANDESVVNVMVRKLQEKNIRLSRYFGNIDQDDAKISAQLKDQATDAVTRAEQILRNRIDQYGVSEPVIQKQGQNRIVVELPGISNEEEARQLIQSTALLEFKMVREPQYAFNLITRINNSLAGGKVEEEKTDKVDSTKKTDTTAVAKTDKKAETKTDSTAVAKVDSGKKTDTNIAAKTDTGKKSPEQLAKENPIFALISPSEQTGEIYVPASNKEKLQRLLNSQIAQAIMGENDEFVFSNHTFLSDKGEKIYTLFCVNKKPELTGGVITEAVGTPDPGGAAGAVVSMTMNSEGSVEWARITGANVDKRCAIVLDGVVYSAPVIKNKITGGRSQIDGMKDLNEAKLLANILNAGAFAAPVDIIEERTVGPSLGEDSISAGLQSVLFGFALVALFMIVYYKGAGGIASFALVFVILLIIGTLAAFGATLTLPGIAGIVLTIGMAVDSNVLIYERIREEMALGKTMKAAVEGGFAKAGAAIWDSNITTLITSIILYQFGTGPVQGFALTLMIGILTSLFGALVIAKVIFEYFTDKGHPVSIG